Within the Pseudomonadota bacterium genome, the region AAACCTTTAACCTGACGATCTGGATCTTTCTTGCCGGATACTCAATCATCCTTTGCCGGTGGAGGGAAAAGGGCTTAAGCGCAATCTTCTTCCCTCTTGCGCTGCTGTTCGCCGCCCTGTTATGGGGCCTGCCATTCTCAGCCTTTCTGTTCCTCTCTTTGGGAATATTAAGCTGGATACGAAGCGGCATCTGTTTTGAAAAACCATTTTTCAGAATGTTTGTTGCGGAACTTCTCGTGTGTCTCGGCGGCGCAACCCTGGTGGCGGGCTTTTCCCCCCATTCTTCTTTAAGCCTGGCAATGGGCATATTCCTTTTCGCCCTTATCCAGTCGCTGTTTTTTGTCGTGTTCGCGAAAGCAGAAAAAAATGCCGCTGAAATACAAATTGACCCATTTGATGCGGCGATTCGAAAAGGTACGAAGATCATCTCAAACGGCATTGCATAATGACATCCCCCTCCCCGAAGCCCTGCATTGCTGTTTCGAATGTGGGGCTTTTTTATCGCTCTTGTCTCAAGGATGAATTTCACAACTCCTGACTCTTGACTTGTAAAATTTTTCGACATACTCTCTATATCATACTGTTTTATCCTTGTGTTCTAACATTCTTCCCATGAGGTCTTGCCATGGAAAACAAATCAAACGCAGAAAACATCAAGGAACAAATTGCCGCAAAATACGACAAATTCGTTGATAAATTCCAGGAAATCTTTACCCAGAGTAAAGAAAAAACCAAGGAAAGCATGGAAAAGGCCATGGATGTGGCCCGCGAACAGTTGACCAAAGCCGGAGAATTCGACCTGGAACAGGGAAAAGAGTTTAAAGACTCCCTGGTTCGCGACTTGAAAGAAACATCCTATCAGATCAAACTGCTGGGCGAAGACGCCAAGGATTATCTCGATCCGGCGCGGATTGGCGCAGGTGCCCTGGCCACCCTTTCAACTCTGCTCCACAAGGCCGGAAGCGCCCTTGATTTTCTGGTGGAAAAAACCGACAAGGCCCTGACTTATAAGACCGGCGAAGTAACCAGCCTGGGAACATTCACCTGCCTGAAATGTGAAAAGAAGATCCATCTCAAAAAAACCGGCCACCTCCCGCCATGCCCGGGTTGCAGCAATACGAAATTCAAGAAAAGCTATTAACTCGAGTTCAATAGGGCCGGTGCTGACTTTTTGCCTCCATGAAAGGAATGAAAGGTGAATTGCGCCTTGCCGGGATTTGAGCCTCTAGCCTAGGCCCCACTTCTTAATATTGTTATACATTCCTTATTAACAAAAGAATCCCGGTCAGTTACAATAAAATCTCTGATTTCACAAAGACTGACACTGTGCGACATCTTACATGGATAGGCAATTGCGAATGGAAAACTTCTCAGGAAAGGTTCTGGTTGTTGATGACAACAAACTCAATCGAACACTTTTAAGCAAATCTCTCAACAAAGCAGGGTATCAGGTCCGGACCGCCGCGGACGGCAGGGAGTGCCTTGCCATGATCGAGCAACAGAAACCGGATATCATCATTTCCGATTACCAGATGCCTCATCTGGACGGCATGGAACTCTGTAAAATCATCAAAGAAGATCCGAAACTGAAAAGCATCTATTTTATCATGATGACCGGTTCTTCCGACCTGGAACACAAGGTCAGAGGGCTGAATATCGGCGCAGATGACTACATTGATAAATCAACTTCCAGGGAAGAATTACTGGCGCGAGTCAATGCAGGTATGCGGCTGAAAAAAATGGAATTTGAACTGAAAGAGGCCCAGCGACATCTGTATCATTCGGAAAAATTAGCATCACTTGGCCAGCTTGCCGCAGGAGTGGCCCATGAAATCAATAATCCTATTGGCTTCGTGATGAGCAACCTGGGCACATTGGGAAAATATTTTCATAAAATTACTGAATTTCTTGAAGCCCAGTCTGCAATCATCTCCGATTCACCTTCTGCAGAAGAAATAAAACAATTGCGCAAAAAACTCAAACTGGATTTTATCCTGAAGGATATTGATGACCTGGTGAATGAGTCTCTGGAAGGAACCAACCGTATCAAGGAAATTGTCCAGAACTTAAAGAATTTCTCCCGGGTGGACGAGGCTGAGACCCAGAAAAAAGATATCAATGAGTGTATTGAGAATACACTTC harbors:
- a CDS encoding zinc ribbon-containing protein produces the protein MENKSNAENIKEQIAAKYDKFVDKFQEIFTQSKEKTKESMEKAMDVAREQLTKAGEFDLEQGKEFKDSLVRDLKETSYQIKLLGEDAKDYLDPARIGAGALATLSTLLHKAGSALDFLVEKTDKALTYKTGEVTSLGTFTCLKCEKKIHLKKTGHLPPCPGCSNTKFKKSY
- a CDS encoding response regulator, whose protein sequence is MENFSGKVLVVDDNKLNRTLLSKSLNKAGYQVRTAADGRECLAMIEQQKPDIIISDYQMPHLDGMELCKIIKEDPKLKSIYFIMMTGSSDLEHKVRGLNIGADDYIDKSTSREELLARVNAGMRLKKMEFELKEAQRHLYHSEKLASLGQLAAGVAHEINNPIGFVMSNLGTLGKYFHKITEFLEAQSAIISDSPSAEEIKQLRKKLKLDFILKDIDDLVNESLEGTNRIKEIVQNLKNFSRVDEAETQKKDINECIENTLQVIWNELKYKTEVKKDFSELPQTICHPSQLNQVFMNILVNAAQAIEVKGEISIRTSHEDGWIKVVIADNGSGIPEEKLDRIFDPFFTTKKVGEGTGLGLSISHDIIQKHHGEISVTSNVGEGTAFTIKIPVVDEE